The proteins below are encoded in one region of Maribacter aestuarii:
- a CDS encoding AAA family ATPase: MVILVCGLPGSGKSYFASRLAETIHAQYFNSDRLRKELFPKRTYSKSETAKVYEILLNKMEAAINTNTDLVLDATFHFKATRKPFISKGKGSIVFIEIQANEDVIRERLKEDRLFSEADLRVYRLIKEQWEALEQPHLTLQSTNDNIEAMLQKAVHYLKNEKRSN; encoded by the coding sequence ATGGTAATACTGGTCTGTGGTCTTCCGGGTTCTGGTAAAAGCTATTTCGCAAGTAGGCTTGCAGAAACAATCCATGCACAATACTTCAATAGCGATAGGCTAAGAAAGGAACTTTTTCCGAAACGGACCTATTCCAAATCGGAGACGGCCAAGGTCTACGAAATATTGCTGAACAAGATGGAGGCGGCCATCAATACGAACACTGATTTGGTTTTAGATGCTACATTTCATTTTAAGGCAACCAGAAAACCCTTTATTTCCAAAGGAAAGGGAAGTATTGTGTTTATTGAAATACAGGCCAATGAGGATGTAATACGGGAGCGGTTGAAAGAGGATAGGTTGTTTAGCGAAGCTGACCTAAGAGTTTACCGATTGATTAAAGAGCAATGGGAAGCTTTGGAACAGCCCCATTTAACCTTGCAATCTACGAACGATAATATCGAAGCCATGCTGCAAAAGGCCGTACACTATCTTAAGAATGAGAAGAGATCAAATTGA